The SAR202 cluster bacterium DNA window ATTTGTATGTGGTTTCTTCATCAACAGTTATTGTAAAGGGTCGATTATTGAAATCTACTGAACTTACTTCTCCAAATATATATTCAGCTCCAAAACGTTCTGCTTGAGCCTTAAATTCTTCCATCAATTCTGGCCCTTGTATACCTTTGGGAAATCCTGGATAATTTTCCACATCGGTAGTTATCATTAATTGACCACCAGGTTCTATACCTTCTATTACTAATGGTTTGAGATTTGCTCTTGCAGCGTAAAGTGCAGCTGTGTCACCTGCAGGTCCTGATCCGATTATAATAATGTCATGTATTTGTTCGTTCATAGTATTCTCACTTTTTAACTTATTAATTAATTATACTATATCTGTTCTTCTGCGTTAGGTTCTTTTACCATTAGTATTAACGGTATAGACATAAAAGTTAATATTCCTATGATTGTAAAAGCAATTCTATAGTTCATATATTGATCATATATATATCCTGCATATATTGGGCCAATTATTCCAAATATAGCACCTGTCGTAGTTGTTATTCCTATGACTGTACCATACGATTTCCTTCCATACATATCTGCCAAATACGCAAACCTTACAGGAACAGTACCTCCATGTCCTGCACCATATAATATGACAAAAATTACGATCTGCCATGGTTCCGTTAAAACACCAAATAATAAAGTTCCCAAACCTATTAAGGCAAAAGTTAAACATAACAAATATCGTTTATTAAATGTGTCTGCTAAAAATCCTATTACTAATCTACCTATAAACAATAAAACAGATGTTGCTGTCAGAACATATGCACCAACAATTGGATCAAAACCAATGCTGGATAGGCTGGGTATAGCAAAAACCATAACTGTTGATAGAGCGATCCCAGTAATACCAAAACTTAGATTGATTAGCCAGAATGATTTTTCTTTCAATATTTGCTTTGTTGTCATAGATATTTCGTTTGTTAGATATCCTTCCTTTATATCCCCTAGATCCTTTATGTATTCTGGTGTTAT harbors:
- a CDS encoding MFS transporter → MFLFPQYINLRFFGWWIAFTGFFQLVWVSGTIFFGMSAFIDPIADQYGWSRAAMAGAISLQRTESGIVGPFVGPLIDKFGARLPIFFGTILTTIGFFWLARTDGSIIHFYFAFGTIALGVSIGSVITTTTVIGNWFIKYRSTALTIGFLGTGLGGFLIPLLVWGIQIYGWSNILDIIAVVNLFVGFLVLAFMRHKPEQYGQYPDGITPEYIKDLGDIKEGYLTNEISMTTKQILKEKSFWLINLSFGITGIALSTVMVFAIPSLSSIGFDPIVGAYVLTATSVLLFIGRLVIGFLADTFNKRYLLCLTFALIGLGTLLFGVLTEPWQIVIFVILYGAGHGGTVPVRFAYLADMYGRKSYGTVIGITTTTGAIFGIIGPIYAGYIYDQYMNYRIAFTIIGILTFMSIPLILMVKEPNAEEQI